Proteins encoded together in one Colius striatus isolate bColStr4 chromosome 3, bColStr4.1.hap1, whole genome shotgun sequence window:
- the NHERF2 gene encoding Na(+)/H(+) exchange regulatory cofactor NHE-RF2, producing the protein MAKDQLKPRLCRMLKGESGYGFHLHGEKGKSGQFIRKVEPGSPAEAAGLRAGDRVVEVNGMNVEQETHHQVVQRIKAVETETRLLVVDKETDEYLCSLRLTCTEEMVHSGILLNSSVSPTKSVSSDNGEVWKPQLDLSGGSLQRHSHSFSSHSSRKDLNGQKELCPRLCHLKKGPSGYGFNLHSEKSRPGQFIRSVDPDSPASRAGLRPQDRLVEVNGINVEGLRHSEVVSHIKSRESEARLLVVDPETDEYFKKLGVTPTEEHTKGVVPQPLTNGSAQTQLNGGSTSSSHSDLQSPGKESEDGDMEKKDPFEESGLNLSPTAAEAKEKVRAKRVKKRAPQMDWNKKREIFSNF; encoded by the exons ATGGCCAAGGACCAGCTGAAGCCGCGGCTGTGCCGCATGCTGAAGGGGGAGAGCGGCTACGGCTTCCACCTGCACGGCGAGAAGGGCAAAAGCGGGCAGTTCATCCGCAAAGTGGAGCCGGGCTCGCCGGCCGAGGCGGCGGGGCTGCGCGCCGGGGACCGCGTCGTCGAGGTGAACGGCATGAACGTGGAGCAGGAGACGCATCACCAG GTTGTGCAGCGTATCAAAGCTGTGGAGACGGAGACGCGCTTGCTTGTGGTGGACAAGGAAACGGATGAGTACCTGTGCAGCCTGCGCCTGACGTGCACGGAGGAGATGGTGCACAGCGGGATCCTGCTGAACTCCAGCGTCTCGCCCACCAAGTCAGTGAGCAGTGACAACGGGGAGGTCTGGAAGCCGCAGCTGGATCTGAGTGGGGGCAGCCTCCAGCGGCACTCACATAGTTTCTCCTcgcacagcagcaggaag GATTTAAACGGACAGAAGGAGCTGTGCCCACGTCTCTGCCACCTGAAGAAAGGCCCCAGTGGCTACGGCTTCAACCTGCACAGTGAGAAGTCCCGGCCGGGGCAGTTCATCCGCTCGGTCGACCCCGACTCTCCGGCCTCCAGAGCGGGGCTGCGGCCCCAGGACCGGCTGGTGGAG GTGAACGGGATAAACGTGGAGGGCCTGCGGCACTCTGAGGTGGTATCCCACATCAAGTCCAGGGAGAGCGAAGccaggctgctggtggtggaCCCTGAAACAGATGAATACTTCAAGAAGCTGGGGGTGACCCCCACGGAGGAGCACACCAAAG GTGTGGTACCTCAGCCCCTGACAAACGGGTCCGCACAGACTCAG CTGAATGGAGGATCCACATCTTCATCTCACAGTGACCTTCAGAGTCCTGGGAAGGAATCAGAG GATGGAGACATGGAGAAGAAAGACCCGTTTGAGGAGAGCGGGCTGAACCTGAGCCCGACGGCTGCCGAGGCCAAGGAGAAGGTGCGGGCCAAGCGGGTGAAGAAGAGGGCCCCGCAGATGGACTGGAACAAGAAGCGAGAGATTTTCAGCAATTTCTGA